Proteins encoded by one window of Blastocatellia bacterium:
- a CDS encoding 2-oxo acid dehydrogenase subunit E2, whose protein sequence is MASEFKLPELGENIDSGVVTKLLVSVGDKIVKDQPVLELETDKAVIEVPSGVSGVVTQLFVKEGEKATVGQLILTVEPTSARPTAVAEVVKQAPEPVPVETEQSVGKRARPSTVVTEERIPTAPPRPLPPEPTRAPAEANVVSLVPRVEASAEARPEPAPAAPSVRRLARELGVDINQVTGSGPAGQITVEDVKQYVRQLMTGGGLLRPVGAPTLSAVPEHSRWGEIERVPMSSVRRKTAEHMASAWANIPHVTQHDQADITQLEQLRQQFAARAQAAGGKLTVTAILMKVVASALKLFPQFNASLDMSHQTIVYKKYIHIGVAVDTDRGLLVPVIRDVDRKNVIELSVELAAAAERARTKKTTLEEMQGGTFTITNLGGIGGTAFTPIVNEPEVAILGVARARMQPVYINGQFEPRLMLPLSLSYDHRLIDGADAARFLRWIAEALEQPFVLMLEG, encoded by the coding sequence ATGGCAAGCGAATTCAAATTACCGGAACTCGGCGAAAACATTGATTCTGGCGTGGTCACCAAGCTGTTGGTCTCGGTTGGCGACAAGATTGTCAAAGACCAGCCAGTGTTGGAGCTGGAAACTGACAAAGCGGTCATCGAAGTGCCCTCCGGCGTTAGCGGCGTTGTCACGCAGCTTTTCGTCAAAGAAGGAGAGAAAGCCACTGTGGGTCAGCTCATCCTAACCGTTGAGCCGACGTCGGCGCGACCGACGGCGGTGGCTGAGGTGGTCAAACAAGCGCCAGAACCAGTGCCGGTTGAAACGGAACAATCGGTCGGCAAGCGCGCGCGGCCTTCAACGGTCGTCACTGAAGAACGCATACCGACAGCGCCGCCGCGCCCGTTGCCACCCGAACCGACCCGTGCGCCGGCGGAAGCGAACGTGGTCTCACTGGTGCCGCGCGTAGAAGCATCGGCTGAGGCGCGGCCCGAACCGGCGCCGGCAGCACCATCGGTGCGCCGATTGGCACGTGAACTCGGCGTAGACATCAATCAGGTGACCGGGTCAGGGCCAGCCGGTCAAATCACCGTCGAAGATGTCAAACAATATGTGCGACAACTGATGACGGGCGGCGGCCTGCTGCGTCCTGTTGGCGCACCGACGCTCAGCGCTGTACCCGAGCATTCGCGGTGGGGTGAAATCGAACGCGTGCCGATGAGTAGCGTTCGCCGCAAAACGGCTGAACACATGGCGTCCGCTTGGGCCAACATCCCACATGTGACCCAGCACGATCAAGCTGACATTACACAGTTGGAACAGCTCCGTCAGCAGTTCGCCGCCAGGGCGCAAGCAGCCGGCGGTAAACTGACCGTGACGGCCATCTTGATGAAGGTGGTGGCCTCGGCGTTGAAGCTCTTTCCGCAGTTTAATGCGAGTCTGGATATGTCCCACCAGACGATTGTCTACAAGAAGTACATTCACATCGGCGTCGCGGTGGATACAGACCGGGGACTGCTCGTGCCGGTCATCCGCGATGTTGACCGCAAGAATGTGATCGAATTATCGGTTGAATTGGCTGCCGCCGCAGAACGCGCCAGAACCAAGAAGACGACACTTGAGGAGATGCAGGGCGGCACCTTCACAATCACCAACCTGGGGGGTATCGGCGGCACGGCGTTTACCCCGATTGTGAATGAACCGGAAGTAGCCATTCTTGGCGTTGCGCGCGCGCGTATGCAACCAGTCTACATCAACGGGCAGTTTGAGCCACGGCTGATGCTCCCGCTGTCGCTCTCGTACGATCACCGGTTGATTGACGGCGCTGACGCAGCGCGATTCCTGCGCTGGATTGCGGAAGCCCTGGAGCAACCATTTGTATTGATGTTGGAGGGATGA
- the lpdA gene encoding dihydrolipoyl dehydrogenase, translating into MSEQTHSTQVVVVGGGPGGYAAAFMAADLGLQVTLVDLEVNPGGVCLYRGCIPSKALLHAARVLTEAQEAAHWGIEFGKPSIDLDKLRAWKNSVVQKLTGGLGQLSKQRRVTFIQGRATFLDAHTLQVDTNGAQQRLKFEHAIVATGSRPATIPNLSLESPRVMDSTVALDLPDIPKTMLVIGGGYIGLELGTVYAALGTEVSVVEMMPGLLPGADRDLVNPLAKRLQGIFKSIMLNTTVVEMKEEKKGIRVRFQGADVTEPEQVFDKVLVSVGRKPNSDGLGLERTNVQIDERGFIRVDGQRRTAEPSIYAIGDVVGEPMLAHKATHEGRVAAEAISGRRVLFEPMAIPAVVFTDPEIAWCGLTETQAKQEGRAVKVVRFPWAASGRALTLDRQEGVTKLIIDPDSELVLGVGITGPGAGELISEGALAIEMGALAADIGLTIHPHPTLSETIMEAADAFYGHSTHIYRPKRD; encoded by the coding sequence ATGAGTGAACAAACACATTCAACGCAAGTGGTAGTTGTCGGTGGTGGACCGGGCGGTTATGCAGCGGCATTTATGGCGGCTGATTTGGGGTTGCAGGTCACGCTGGTTGATTTGGAAGTGAATCCTGGCGGCGTCTGTTTGTATCGTGGGTGCATTCCCTCGAAAGCCTTATTGCATGCTGCGCGGGTGTTGACTGAGGCGCAGGAGGCAGCGCATTGGGGCATTGAGTTCGGCAAACCCAGCATTGATCTGGACAAGCTGCGCGCCTGGAAAAACAGCGTCGTCCAGAAGCTGACAGGCGGTTTAGGTCAACTCTCCAAGCAACGGCGTGTGACGTTCATCCAGGGCCGCGCTACATTCCTGGATGCACATACGCTCCAGGTGGACACAAACGGCGCTCAGCAGCGGCTGAAATTCGAGCACGCGATTGTGGCCACCGGCTCGCGGCCGGCGACGATACCGAATCTTTCACTGGAAAGTCCTCGGGTGATGGATTCCACCGTCGCTCTGGACTTACCCGACATTCCCAAAACGATGCTGGTCATCGGCGGCGGCTACATCGGGTTGGAACTGGGTACGGTCTATGCTGCATTGGGCACGGAGGTGTCGGTTGTCGAGATGATGCCGGGGCTGCTGCCTGGCGCTGACCGCGATTTGGTCAACCCGTTGGCCAAACGCTTGCAAGGCATTTTCAAGTCCATCATGCTCAACACCACTGTGGTTGAGATGAAGGAAGAAAAGAAAGGCATCCGCGTCAGGTTCCAGGGCGCCGACGTGACCGAGCCAGAACAAGTCTTCGACAAGGTGCTGGTCTCGGTCGGGCGCAAGCCAAATTCCGACGGCCTTGGCCTAGAACGCACCAACGTGCAGATTGATGAGCGCGGTTTTATTCGCGTTGATGGGCAACGTCGGACGGCAGAGCCGAGCATCTACGCCATCGGCGATGTTGTCGGCGAGCCGATGCTCGCGCATAAAGCCACTCATGAAGGGCGCGTGGCTGCTGAAGCGATTTCCGGGCGTCGTGTGCTCTTCGAGCCGATGGCCATCCCGGCCGTCGTGTTTACCGATCCGGAAATCGCCTGGTGCGGTCTGACCGAAACACAAGCCAAGCAGGAGGGACGCGCGGTCAAAGTCGTCCGCTTCCCGTGGGCGGCTTCAGGCCGGGCGTTGACGTTAGATCGGCAAGAAGGCGTGACCAAATTAATCATTGATCCAGACTCCGAGTTGGTGTTGGGCGTTGGCATCACAGGGCCGGGCGCCGGCGAACTGATTTCCGAAGGCGCACTGGCCATTGAAATGGGCGCACTGGCCGCCGACATCGGATTGACGATTCATCCCCATCCGACGCTCTCGGAAACAATCATGGAAGCGGCTGATGCATTTTATGGACACAGCACACACATCTACCGACCGAAGCGCGATTGA
- a CDS encoding Glu/Leu/Phe/Val dehydrogenase yields the protein MAKRELTFYETVQAFFDKAARFTSHPPGLLEQIKYCNSVYRFKFPLKKEDGSIEIIEAYRVEHSHHKLPVKGGIRYSEMVNEDEVKALAALMTYKCAIVDLPYGGAKGGVKIEPRNYTVDQLERITRRYTAELAKKNFIGPGVDVPAPDYGTGPREMAWILDTYSALNPGQIDASACVTGKPIAQGGVRGRNEATGRGVFFGIRTAMSHTEDMKKIGLTPGIAGKRIVVQGLGNVGYHAAKFLQEAGGIIVALAEYDGAIYNPDGLDVDEVQKHRREAQTILNFPGAKNFAKNSDALEYECDILVPAALERQITEENAPRIKAKIVAEAANGPTTIGAEEILSERGIMIIPDIYLNAGGVTVSYFEWLKNLSHVRFGRLSKRFEEATNLAIANALERVTGKSLTPEERKLITHGADEIDLVNSGLEETMITAYETIRDEMLQTKGIPDLRTAAFVNVINKIAVSYMELGIFP from the coding sequence ATGGCAAAGCGAGAATTGACATTCTATGAAACTGTTCAGGCATTTTTCGACAAAGCAGCTCGGTTTACATCACATCCGCCGGGGCTGCTGGAGCAAATCAAGTATTGCAACAGTGTTTACCGTTTCAAGTTTCCTCTGAAGAAAGAGGATGGCAGCATTGAAATCATCGAAGCATATCGCGTTGAGCATAGCCATCATAAGCTGCCGGTCAAAGGTGGCATCCGTTACAGCGAGATGGTCAATGAAGATGAGGTTAAAGCGCTGGCGGCGTTGATGACCTACAAATGCGCGATTGTTGATCTACCCTATGGTGGCGCTAAAGGCGGCGTGAAAATCGAACCACGCAACTACACGGTGGATCAGTTGGAGCGGATCACGCGGCGCTACACGGCTGAGTTGGCAAAGAAGAATTTCATTGGGCCGGGCGTGGACGTGCCGGCGCCCGATTATGGCACGGGGCCACGCGAGATGGCCTGGATTCTGGATACCTATTCGGCTCTCAATCCTGGTCAGATTGACGCGTCCGCCTGCGTCACCGGTAAACCGATTGCGCAGGGCGGCGTGCGTGGTCGCAATGAAGCCACCGGTCGCGGCGTGTTCTTCGGCATACGCACGGCGATGAGTCATACCGAGGACATGAAAAAAATCGGCCTCACGCCGGGCATTGCTGGCAAGCGCATCGTCGTTCAAGGTCTGGGCAACGTCGGCTATCATGCTGCGAAATTCCTTCAAGAGGCCGGCGGCATCATTGTGGCGCTAGCCGAATATGATGGCGCTATCTACAATCCCGACGGGCTAGATGTAGATGAGGTGCAGAAGCACCGTCGCGAAGCGCAGACCATTTTGAATTTCCCCGGCGCCAAGAATTTTGCCAAGAATTCCGATGCGCTGGAATATGAATGCGACATCCTCGTGCCGGCTGCATTGGAACGACAAATCACCGAAGAAAATGCGCCACGGATCAAAGCCAAGATTGTGGCCGAAGCCGCCAACGGACCAACGACCATAGGCGCTGAGGAGATTCTCAGTGAGCGGGGCATCATGATCATTCCAGATATATACCTCAATGCTGGTGGCGTGACCGTCTCCTACTTTGAATGGTTGAAGAATCTGAGTCATGTTCGATTCGGTCGGTTGAGCAAACGGTTTGAGGAAGCCACTAACTTGGCCATCGCCAACGCGCTGGAGCGCGTCACCGGCAAGAGCCTGACGCCCGAAGAACGCAAGTTGATCACGCACGGCGCGGATGAAATTGATCTGGTCAATTCCGGCCTCGAAGAAACAATGATCACAGCCTACGAAACGATCCGCGACGAAATGCTGCAAACCAAAGGCATCCCTGACCTGCGCACAGCGGCATTCGTCAACGTCATCAACAAGATCGCTGTTTCGTACATGGAGCTGGGCATCTTTCCGTAA
- a CDS encoding 5'-nucleotidase C-terminal domain-containing protein: MNIKTRPIRWILILWVFCVGLACMPPPAQAQTTPEPVVRVTLLHVNDVYQAAPVDQGARGGLARIATLRRTIMAESPHTLLLLGGDTISPSVASSIFRGQQMIAAWNAVGLDYAVFGNHEFDFGDDVLHQRIKESRFVWLGANVIDKRAKRPFGGAAAFVIRQFEGIKIGIFGLCLPETKFQSNPGPDVAFYDPYLTARQMVRQLRARGATVIVALTHMSMEQDKRLARMVPQIDLILGGHEHTLLQSLSGRTPIFKMWSDARLLGRVDLHIHARSGKLLSMDWQIIPVTADVAEDAAVAAVINEYENKLSVELDKVVGTTTVELDARQQTNRSRETNLGNFIADAFRAYAGADAALVNGGSIRSNTTYGPGPITKRDVRSILPFENPIVKIQVTGATLRAALEHGVSRVAEAIEAGLFPQVSGLRFTFDGRRPPGSRVVDVTINGEPLDNAKTYTLATSSFVAAGGDGYTMLRGMPYLIAPEAAQVDFAILSDAIAAKGTIAPQTDGRIRRLDQPK; the protein is encoded by the coding sequence ATGAACATCAAAACGCGGCCCATCAGATGGATTCTTATCCTCTGGGTCTTCTGTGTCGGCTTGGCGTGCATGCCACCGCCGGCTCAGGCGCAGACCACGCCGGAGCCTGTGGTGCGTGTCACGTTGTTGCACGTGAACGACGTCTATCAAGCCGCGCCAGTGGACCAGGGTGCGCGCGGCGGTTTGGCGCGGATTGCCACGTTGCGTCGCACGATCATGGCCGAGTCGCCCCACACACTGCTGCTGCTGGGCGGCGATACGATTTCGCCATCGGTCGCCTCCAGCATCTTTCGCGGTCAACAAATGATCGCCGCGTGGAATGCCGTGGGACTGGATTATGCCGTCTTCGGCAACCACGAGTTCGACTTCGGCGATGACGTGTTGCACCAACGCATCAAAGAATCACGGTTCGTGTGGCTGGGCGCAAACGTCATTGATAAAAGGGCGAAAAGACCGTTTGGCGGCGCGGCAGCGTTTGTCATTCGTCAGTTTGAAGGCATCAAGATCGGCATTTTTGGATTGTGCTTGCCTGAAACCAAATTCCAATCCAATCCTGGTCCTGATGTGGCGTTCTACGATCCATATCTGACGGCTCGTCAGATGGTGCGCCAGTTGCGCGCGCGGGGCGCAACTGTCATCGTGGCATTGACACACATGAGCATGGAGCAAGATAAACGACTGGCGCGCATGGTGCCGCAAATTGATCTGATTCTGGGTGGGCACGAGCACACGCTGCTGCAATCGCTTTCGGGACGCACGCCGATCTTCAAGATGTGGTCAGATGCGCGCCTGCTGGGTCGCGTGGACCTGCACATTCATGCTCGTAGCGGTAAGCTACTGAGCATGGATTGGCAAATCATCCCGGTCACCGCCGATGTGGCAGAAGATGCCGCGGTCGCCGCCGTGATCAATGAGTATGAGAACAAATTGAGTGTCGAATTGGACAAAGTCGTTGGCACCACAACGGTCGAGCTGGACGCGCGGCAGCAGACCAATCGCTCGCGGGAGACCAACCTCGGCAATTTCATCGCCGACGCATTTCGCGCCTACGCCGGCGCTGATGCGGCGTTGGTCAACGGCGGCTCGATTCGCTCGAACACGACCTACGGACCTGGCCCGATCACCAAACGCGATGTGCGCTCAATTCTGCCGTTTGAAAACCCTATCGTTAAAATCCAAGTTACCGGTGCAACGTTGCGTGCTGCGCTGGAGCATGGCGTCAGTCGCGTGGCCGAAGCGATTGAGGCAGGGCTTTTCCCGCAGGTTTCTGGCTTGCGGTTTACGTTCGACGGCAGGCGGCCGCCCGGCTCGCGCGTGGTGGATGTGACGATCAATGGAGAACCGCTCGACAACGCAAAAACCTATACGCTGGCCACGAGCTCGTTCGTGGCCGCCGGCGGCGATGGCTATACCATGTTGCGTGGGATGCCGTACCTGATTGCGCCCGAAGCCGCGCAAGTTGACTTTGCCATCCTGAGCGATGCCATCGCCGCCAAAGGCACGATTGCGCCTCAGACCGATGGTCGCATTCGGCGACTGGACCAACCAAAATGA
- a CDS encoding nucleotidyltransferase family protein translates to MITAILLAAGESRRMGQLKQLLPFGSKTVIETCLDALLASKADHVMVVLGHRADEIGQRLESLPVTRVINPDYRQGMSSSVKAGVRRLPPETQAVMIALVDQPLVPSSIMDEIMDAYRSADKKIVVPEFQGRSGHPIVIDLAYRDEILAVNPQAGLRELIYRHWDDVLKLPVQTEAVIDNMNTWDDYQRLLRKQEALSQEAIEGNR, encoded by the coding sequence ATGATCACAGCCATTTTGCTCGCTGCCGGCGAGTCGCGCCGCATGGGACAACTCAAACAGCTCTTGCCATTCGGCAGCAAGACCGTGATTGAAACGTGCCTCGATGCGCTCTTGGCCTCGAAGGCGGATCACGTCATGGTTGTGCTGGGACACCGCGCTGACGAGATTGGGCAGCGCCTTGAATCACTGCCGGTCACGCGCGTCATCAATCCAGACTACCGACAAGGCATGAGTAGCTCCGTCAAGGCCGGTGTGCGCCGGTTGCCGCCAGAGACGCAGGCGGTGATGATCGCTTTGGTTGATCAACCGCTGGTCCCCTCCAGCATCATGGATGAGATCATGGATGCTTATCGCAGCGCGGACAAAAAGATCGTTGTTCCCGAATTTCAGGGCCGCAGTGGTCATCCGATTGTGATTGACCTCGCCTATCGCGACGAGATACTCGCCGTCAATCCTCAAGCTGGTTTACGTGAGCTGATCTATCGTCACTGGGATGACGTGCTCAAACTACCCGTCCAGACCGAGGCGGTCATTGACAATATGAACACGTGGGATGACTATCAACGCTTGCTCAGGAAGCAAGAAGCATTGAGCCAGGAAGCCATCGAAGGCAACCGATGA
- a CDS encoding MFS transporter: protein MPKHESAALTEPTPAPDSSAMFTAPVQLPPVQRKLVTLGVITGLFLGALEGTVVGTAMPTVVARLGGIDIYSWVFSIYLLTSTVTMPVWGKLSDLYGRRRFYLIGIGLFMLGSALSGQASSMVELITCRAIQGLGAGALVPLGLTIIGDIYSLAERSRMQGLFSGVWGVASLIGPLVGGLITEHISWRWVFYINVPFGLAAATIIGLTLKEPPIGKQARLDIKGVISFAASMTLLLLAMMKGGRGESWNSPAILSMFLASAVALVLFIVWERAAQEPIIPLTLLQENRLFFAGSLNGFLAGMAMFGTMSFIPLYVQGVLGTSATKAGVVLIPLTFGWTTFSIISSRLLLRVGYRPLVITGMISLVAGFLLLVRLNPTTPWALICADVFLIGVGMGLSVVTMTIAVQNSVPRHYMGIATSAITFFRIIGGMIAVAIMGTVMIHRLRAYQATLSSVPTIHSGDIARLLEHPDALIDPLARAHLSQPVLTAVQSALADALGGVFWVGLIVSLLAFLSAFLVPKGKAHELAIKREAVAPAGE, encoded by the coding sequence ATGCCCAAGCACGAGTCGGCTGCGCTGACTGAGCCAACACCTGCTCCTGACTCTTCTGCCATGTTCACAGCGCCGGTTCAATTGCCGCCGGTGCAAAGAAAATTGGTAACGCTCGGCGTCATCACAGGACTTTTCCTCGGCGCCTTGGAAGGGACAGTCGTCGGCACAGCGATGCCGACTGTGGTCGCGCGGCTGGGTGGCATTGACATCTATTCGTGGGTGTTTTCGATCTATCTGCTGACCTCCACAGTGACGATGCCTGTTTGGGGCAAGCTTTCCGATTTGTACGGTCGGCGGCGATTTTATTTGATCGGCATCGGATTGTTTATGCTCGGTTCAGCGCTGTCGGGGCAAGCAAGCTCGATGGTCGAGTTGATCACCTGCCGGGCCATTCAAGGGCTGGGCGCCGGCGCGCTTGTGCCGCTGGGCTTGACGATCATCGGCGATATTTACTCATTGGCTGAGCGGTCACGCATGCAAGGTTTGTTCAGCGGCGTGTGGGGTGTAGCCAGTTTGATCGGACCGCTCGTTGGTGGATTGATCACGGAACATATTTCTTGGCGCTGGGTGTTCTACATCAACGTTCCATTTGGTCTAGCGGCTGCCACGATCATCGGCCTGACATTGAAGGAGCCGCCCATCGGAAAGCAAGCGCGGCTTGACATCAAAGGCGTCATCAGCTTTGCCGCCTCGATGACGCTGCTGCTGTTGGCGATGATGAAAGGCGGTCGTGGCGAAAGCTGGAACTCGCCGGCTATTCTCAGCATGTTCCTGGCGAGCGCCGTGGCGCTCGTCTTATTCATCGTCTGGGAACGCGCGGCGCAAGAGCCGATCATTCCACTGACGTTGCTGCAGGAAAACCGCTTGTTTTTTGCTGGCTCACTCAACGGGTTTCTCGCCGGCATGGCCATGTTTGGAACGATGTCGTTTATTCCACTGTATGTGCAAGGCGTCCTCGGCACAAGCGCCACCAAAGCCGGCGTGGTGCTCATTCCACTGACATTTGGATGGACCACGTTTTCCATCATCAGCAGTCGGCTGTTGCTCAGGGTGGGATATCGTCCGCTGGTGATCACCGGCATGATTTCACTGGTGGCGGGTTTCCTGTTGCTGGTACGGCTTAATCCGACGACGCCGTGGGCGTTGATTTGCGCCGACGTGTTTCTCATCGGCGTCGGCATGGGACTCTCGGTGGTGACGATGACCATCGCCGTGCAAAATTCTGTGCCGCGTCACTACATGGGCATCGCCACCTCAGCGATCACGTTTTTCCGCATCATCGGCGGCATGATCGCTGTGGCCATCATGGGCACGGTCATGATCCATCGCCTGCGGGCCTATCAGGCGACGTTGTCTTCAGTGCCAACAATCCATTCGGGGGACATCGCGCGGCTGCTCGAACACCCCGATGCACTCATTGATCCACTGGCCCGTGCTCACCTCTCTCAGCCCGTGCTGACAGCCGTTCAGTCAGCGTTAGCCGATGCGCTGGGTGGCGTCTTCTGGGTTGGCTTGATTGTTTCGCTACTGGCCTTCCTCAGCGCCTTTCTTGTACCCAAAGGCAAAGCTCACGAACTGGCCATCAAGCGCGAGGCCGTCGCGCCCGCCGGTGAGTGA
- a CDS encoding YraN family protein — translation MTQQPAHLTLGQRGERFAVEYLKHREGYRIVAQNFSVPLGRNRRNVVITGEIDIVAYDGETLVFVEVKTRSQETVATAASALDRPKQRTLSRAARAYRRLLHLDDAPYRYDLVTVVFENERCPTITLYKGYFRERPMREPSTIW, via the coding sequence ATGACGCAGCAGCCGGCTCACCTGACGTTAGGCCAGCGCGGCGAGCGGTTCGCTGTTGAATACTTGAAGCATCGCGAGGGTTACCGAATTGTCGCGCAAAACTTCTCTGTCCCGCTCGGACGCAATCGCCGCAACGTCGTGATCACCGGCGAGATTGACATCGTGGCGTATGATGGTGAGACGTTGGTCTTTGTTGAAGTCAAGACGCGCTCGCAGGAGACGGTCGCCACGGCGGCATCGGCTTTGGATCGCCCCAAGCAGCGAACGCTCTCGCGCGCGGCGCGCGCTTATCGGCGACTGCTACACCTTGACGATGCTCCTTACCGTTATGATCTGGTGACCGTCGTGTTTGAGAATGAACGCTGTCCGACGATCACGCTTTATAAAGGCTACTTTCGCGAGCGCCCGATGCGCGAGCCATCAACGATCTGGTGA
- a CDS encoding uracil-DNA glycosylase: MDGLTKLHDEYRECRRCELWRSRQQIVFGIGHPQARVLLLAERPGRQDDLTGVPFSGPSGDLLHRILTAPRVEIPPADVYITNMVLCRAPEDRSPRAAEIVACRERLHQQIALINPQLVVAMGRLPMIYFLGINGKLEQVRGWYETLIRGQRVPVFLTFNPASALYGHAWQIKQKKRLMYEDWQQIGARYRALRQTENEMLEK; the protein is encoded by the coding sequence ATGGACGGTCTGACCAAACTGCATGATGAATATCGTGAATGTCGTCGCTGCGAGTTATGGCGTTCGCGCCAGCAGATTGTGTTTGGCATTGGCCATCCGCAGGCGCGTGTGCTGCTGTTGGCTGAGCGTCCTGGTCGGCAAGATGATTTAACAGGCGTGCCTTTTTCCGGGCCATCGGGCGATTTGCTGCATCGGATTCTGACGGCGCCGCGTGTCGAGATTCCGCCGGCTGATGTTTACATCACAAACATGGTACTGTGTCGCGCGCCGGAAGATCGCTCCCCGCGCGCCGCAGAAATCGTCGCCTGTCGTGAGCGATTGCATCAACAAATTGCTCTGATCAATCCACAGTTGGTCGTTGCGATGGGTCGGTTGCCGATGATCTATTTTCTGGGCATCAACGGGAAGCTCGAACAGGTGCGGGGTTGGTACGAGACGCTGATTCGGGGTCAGCGTGTGCCGGTATTTCTGACGTTCAATCCGGCCAGCGCGCTGTACGGTCACGCGTGGCAGATCAAGCAAAAGAAGCGGCTGATGTATGAAGATTGGCAACAGATTGGCGCGCGCTACCGCGCCTTGCGACAAACGGAGAACGAAATGCTGGAAAAATAA